In Cryptomeria japonica chromosome 5, Sugi_1.0, whole genome shotgun sequence, the genomic window CTAAAATTAGGGAATGACTCTATATCCCTTAGGTTGTGCACCAATCATCTATTACAATGTATTAATAATACATTGAGGGTATTAATATCTTGCTACAACCTAAGGGTTGGATAGTTTTTTCACTAaaaaataaccctaaacctaacccttaccatgatgtacaccctaacCCTACTCATAATTCCAgacatgatgtaaaccctaatcctaaccatgatgtaaattgaaaccctaaccctaagcataatATTAacccaaactagaaaccctaaccctaaccataaccctaattaaatttgAACACTAACCTTCAAACGAAGCTCtattatatagccaaaaacctaacaACGTGCTTTATTCTTAAATCCTGACCCTTCTTGAGTCATAaaactaactctaaccttaatttagCTGTAATGCTAAcgctaatcctaattaaaccctatccctaaccctaatattgattctaattgaacctcaacccttaccccaagcattatcctcaAATAACAACTCTAATCAATAACTAAAACCAaatataactattattttatctataatactataactccctctaaccctaaccctaaccctaaccctaaccctaacctgacaatgacccaaaacctaactttatatctaattattaattataatatttaaccTAACTTTATATgcaattattaattatatataaccTTATAATCCTAActatgtaaccctaaccctaattataattctaaccctaatcctaattgtaaccctaaccctaaccctaatcttaaccttaaCACTAATTACAATCACTAAGATTAACCCAAATCATAACCTTTACCcctaccctaaccctaatcctaagtacAATATTAACTCTCATTATAATTATAActctaaccctcattataattatctctaatggaaaacctaatcctaagcataaaCCTGACTATGatattagccctaaccctaaccgtaatcTTTAGCTAAAGCCCACATAATTGTTGTTCTATCATTATCATAATCTTATCTATAACCATAGTCCCACCCCTAACTATAAtcgtaaccctaactctaaccaagtTTTAAACCCCGACCTTgatattatacacttaataactataaaacaatattatagtttcaaaataagaatataatagtattatacttATCGTATAACACTATATTAATATAGTATTACtaataaaactataaaaaaatattataactaacaatgatttaaaataataatataatacatttaaaatattttaaatttatattatgaatattattttcaataaattataaaataatatcataataacgaaaacaatataaattaataataataatatattataatattattccacaaacaaataaaaaataataataattgcaataataatattacatattattgcaacaaacattaataatataatattatatagttctatttttaatttttttattgtttcccatgttgcaTCGCAACtactactagcttacatatatttgattttaatctcacacacacacacacacacacacacacatatatatataatacgtcgagagatatccttcttgaggcgcctatttttatcatgtaccccgAACGCTAATAGGTGCCTTGAAAAGATATCTCTCgacgtattatatatatatgtgattaaaatcaaatatatgtaagctagttatTTAGCCTCAAATCTATATGTAAAAAAGTTTTAGAAATATTGAAAGATCAAAAGTCATAGAAACAACTCATTCACTATCTTCCTTGAAATATACAACCTCCTATTGTTGTTTCGATGCCTTAAAATATTTTTTAGAGTCTTCCATAAGGTTAAATTTAGAACAACTGCTTGGAGTATAGATCATTTGTATTTTAGAGTATATTGCTTTTTCTATTCTGTAAAGCCTTCTTTGCATAGACTTCAATtatttggaaaaggtcaagaacGAGGGGTATGAATATATCAAACATCACTTTCCCCGCTATTTGAACTTTCTACAGACATGGCGTCTCACACCTCTACACTAtgatttaaaaaaagaaagaaagcataGATATTTAAAAGAATGATAGGAATTTAGGATTCTTGTTGTGGGTATTTAATTTTCTTGTTGTGGGTACCATTCTCAACGGTCTACCATTATTTGAGTGTCAGCTTCAGATTTCGATAGACAAGTAGACAACTGAAGAAGTCAAGTAATGTTATGTATGCGATATAAAAGCTGGAGCGATCTCTTCACCTACCCTCTTGACTTGTTCCTTTATCGCCTTGCTTCCCCTCACACTTAAACTAGTAGCTAGAATCAGAACCTATGTGATCATATCTACCCATTAGTACTCAATtttacatttgtttattttatttatggGTTTATTTAGAAGAAAGATTATAGGAAGAGAGGGTACATGTCCTTTTGCAGAGTTAGGACATTTGAGACAGAAAAATATTATGTTTTGTATTATAAAATTTGTATAGATATTTgaataaaatacataaataattTAGTCGTAACTTAGTAGTAGGTTTTAATAAAGATTTACTCAACAAAGATATGATCGAAAGAAGTGAAGAAATCCTAATCAAATAATGATCAAAGATCAATATTTCATAAAGTGAAGTATAGTAAGATTTGCCATTCCATAGACTATCTTTAGCTTCATTAACATTAAAAATATTCTATTGTGTTCTAGATTAAGTTGAAGAGTTGagaattttgaaagattttaaaaATGTTAAACAATAAGATTGTAACCAAAACTTTGTTGAGATGTTGTCTCTTTCCTCATGAATAATTTGTTACACACCATAAGTTTAATAGATTTataaactaaaaagaaaaagacaacaaatgTTATAATGAATTTACACAAATCACCAAACaaaactacacacacacacacacacacacacacacacacacacacacacacacacacacacacacacacacacacacacacacacacattacatacatacatacatacatacgtgtgtgtacacacgtgcacacacacacacatacatatacatacatacatacatacgtgtgtacatacatacatatgtatgtatgtatgtatgcatgtacatgtatatgtgtgtgtacatatatatacatatacatatacatataaatatacatatacatatacatatacatatacatacacacacacacacacacacacacacacacacacacacacacccacacacacatgcatacatacatacatacatatctatatctatatctatatctatacacacacacacacatatacatatacatatacatatacatatacatatacatatacatatacatatacatatatgtatatatatgtgtctctatatatatgtgtatatatacacatatacatatatgtatatatacacacacacacattccttCTTTATTCTCATCCAAAATCAAGCATAATTAAGTACACTTTCTTCTATGGATACAACAAAGCAAAATTAGACTTTCTTTTTAGAATATTGATatacaataaatattacaataaaagaatTGCTTAATATTATTTAGAAAAAATTATTGAGTTCTTAGAGAAGCTAGATGACAAAATTTTCCTAGATATTGTTTATGATACTATTTTTTATGGAATATTAAATacatcttttcaataaattgaatAAAGATTGAATTCCTTTGGTGACATATCTCAACGTATGGATTTGTATAGTTTTTGAGTTTGTATATGATGTTTCAATATACAATGTACACAAGAGTATTCAATATCATTCAAAACATTAATACAATTGATATTTAACTAGAAAAATGCAATGGAttataaatcaaattaaaaaaaaaatgtatgtatATTTTTGAGAGGTTGAAAAATtgaaatggacaaaataatgataAACTATTTTTCTACAAGTagaaataattttcaaattaatttatttttccaccACATAATATTATCATGTCCATAACAATATACATTTTCAATCAAAAGTAATAAATTTGacaatttaacaaaaaaattaaagcgttgtaattttaaaaaaaaatttgaacagcAATATTTTTTTTCAATGACTATTTTCTAACTAAACCAGTTCAaaaatacatattgaaatcaaaattaatgtttataATAATCTACTTTTCCAACTTATCATAGAAAATGACTATTATGATTTATATACTAGTGCTCATGTCATTCATGTCATTCAAGCCATTATCATATTTGAAATTTAATTCAATGAATTAAAAGTGTGGcatgcaattttaaaaaaaaatagattttataataattattcccaatattaataaaaaaaatatttaaaatggaAAATTTTATGTACACTATAAAATTCTTATCATGATTAATATTTTCTAATTCAGTTGTGTGCTAGCTTTTGTGTCAATGTTTGGATCACCCTTTTGATCTATCATTAAAATGTATTATTTTTTACAAAATtctctttgaaattttttaattctattttgaatagagaaaatgaatttgaaatgaaactatttaaaaTATTCCCtatacaaaatttaaaaaataataagagATCAATAATGAAAGCAATATATATCCAACAAAACACAAAGCTATCAATTGTTTCAGTATTGACTCTCTGGTAGAAGTCGCTTGCATGACTAGAGTCTTCTAGAACCCGCTATTTGAAACTTTCCACAGGCGTGGCCTCTCTACCAGACATTGtggcatttaattttgtcattgttGATTTTGATACCATTGTAGTGCACACCGCCATTATTTCAATGTTATCTTCAGATTTCAGGTCAAGTCATCTCACAACTATTACTTCACCCAGGCTGCTGACTTCTACATTGACTGCACTTCGCTCTCCTATTAAACATGCAGCTAGAGCCAAAGCCTTTGTGCTGACATTTAGTCCTTAGGAATCTTTTTTGATCATTTCTTTGTAAAATAAGTGAATGGAAAAAGTCAAAAGAGGTTTGTTAAAGGATATGTTTTTAAAGTGGAATAGTTCAACAGGATAAAATcttattttggattattttctggATCAAAGTACATAAGCAATATAGCAAGATTTAGTTTCGGAGTCAAATAACATTTATTTAGTGAGCAAATcagcaaaaatgccaaaagatcagCAAAAATAGTAGAATCTATACTCCCATAAACCCTCAGAAATCTTCTACAATTGAATTTAGAAATGACGAGGAAACGGATTATAGCCCTAACATGGTTCAAGAATTCTTTCCTGCCCTTTGCTCTGTATATTCTACTGCATAAATGCCAATCAACAACAACTGACATGGGAGACAGCCTTCCAGTAGGGACTTCCCTCGTCGGAAATCAGACTTTGGTCTCGAAGAATGGCACCTTTGCATTGGGATTTTTCAGTCCCCAAAAAAGGAATAACTGGTATATTGGCATCTGGTATGCCAAAGTGTCGGAGAAAACATTTGTATGGGTAGCTAACCGCGAAAATCCTGTGAGAAACATTCCCGGCGTTTTAAATTTATCAAGAGATGGTTATCTTCGACTGTTTGATTTACGTGGACGATTAATTTGGTCGTCCGACAACAGCTTGAAGGCGTCCCGGGCATCTTTGTTGGAATCAGGTAATTTGGTTTTGCTAAGAACACGGGCCGGGAAAGTTTGGGAAAGTTTCCAACATCCGGTGGATACATGGCTGCCAGGGATGAAGATGCGGAAAGGAATGAAACTCACTTCTTAGAAGAGCTCTTCTGATCCGGCACCTGGGCCTTTCTATTTACAAATGGATCCTTCACCAGCAAGCACTCGGTTTTTGGCGTTCTCTCACAACAGTGGTCCGTACTGGTCTAGCGGAGAGTGGAACGGAAAATATTTCGCAAATATGCCAGGATTTGCCTCGGCAGGCTCCCAAGTTAAAATAGTGTGTGTAACGCTTCCTCCTTCAAGAATGTACTGCACATATACAACCAAGGGTATGATAATGGAACACTCAAGTTTGAAAAAGAATGGTGAACTTTGGGTGTACTATATGATACAAAATGGTGGGTGGATGGTGGATGCATTCGGACCGAGGGATCAATGCATTGTTTATGGTGTGTGTGGGGCTAACGCAGCGTGCATTGACTATACACAGCTGAATGCTCATGTCACAGGCGATGCCAATGACACGTGTACATGTCTACAGGGGTTCAGGCCCCAAAACAGCCATGCTTGGGATTCTCAAGAGTGGTGGTTAAGTGGTTGTGTTCGCCGAAGTCCATTGCAGTGCTCTCTCACAAATTCTACCGACGGTTTTTTGGAAGTGAAGGACAAGCTTTTGGCCGACGATGAAGCGGCTGCATATAGCAAGGAGCAAACTCTGAGTGGATGCCAACTTGCCTGCCTCAACAACTGCTCGTGCATGGCCTTTTGGCTCAGCAGCTCATCTCCTCCTGTCTGTCGATTGTGGTTTGGGGATTTGATGAATGTGCGCGAGTCTCCTGGCATCCAGTCATTCTATCTCCGTTTGGCAGCTTCTGAGTTACAAGGTTCGACAACTAAGCCAAGAAATAGATCTTTTGGCCTTCACATATTGCTTCCTGGGGGCGCTGCGggtcttgttcttgttcttgttcttgttctggtCGTGTTTATTATGTGGAAACGTGGAAGAATGGCAAAGGAGGATGACGTCCCCACATCTCTTAGAGCATTCACTTTCCGAAAGTTGCGAGTTGCAACTAAGAATTTCAGGCATAAGCTGGGAAAAGGATCATTCGGTTCGGTGTTCAAAGGTACTCTAGCAGACAAAACTCTCATCGCTGTCAAAAGGTTAGAGGGTTTAGCAGGAACTGAAAAGCAATTTCGTGCAGAAATTAGTACCATTGGTGAAATACAACATGTGAATCTGGTCAGGCTGTTCGGATTTTGTGCGGAGGAATCTCGAAGGCTACTCGTTTATGAGTACATGCCCAACGGCTCTCTTGACTCCTTTCTGCTCCGTGGGAAAGAGGGAGAAGTGCAAGGGAAATTATTAAGTTGGAAAACCAGATTTCAGATAGCGTTGGGCACTGCGCGAGGACTAGCTTATCTTCACGATGAATGTAGGGATTGCATCATTCACTGTGATATTAAGCCAGAAAACATTCTCCTTGATGCCGATTTTTGTCCCAAGGTAGCTGATTTTGGTCTGGCAAAGTTATTAGGTAGAAATTTCAGCCGCGTTCTGACTACCACGAGAGGAACGATAGGTTATTTGGCTCCAGAGTGGATCTCCGGTATTCCCATCACTCCCAAGGCGGACGTGTATAGTTTTGGCATGACATTGCTGGAGATTATAGCAGGACGAAGGAATGTGGACCTTACTGTGCCCCAGCCTAGCTGCTATTACTTCCCTTCCTGGGCTGCCGATCAATTCCACAAAGGAAACCTGATGGCTATTGGTGATGGAAGGATATCAGGTGAGGCAGATGCTGAAGAGTTGAGAAGGGCTGTTACAGCGAGCATATTATGCATTCAAAGAGATGAAATGGTTAGGCCAACAATGGCTCAAGTCGTGCAATTACTCCAAGGGACAGTGGAGACCACCGCACCTCAATTTCAGCAGTCTGTCGATAGACTTCAAGATCACCCTTCATGCAAGGAAGATGGCCTTCAGGGCACAATCCCGGCCTCATTTcttatgatgtcggagccttgcacttagcaagacttgatccctagtgggctcATTTAGAGCCTTTCAACTTCACTAACCAAGGGCCAATTGATGattacaaattttaaattttaacaaTATTCATTAAAGTGGGTTAGCTTTCAATTAgggagttgttgttgttgttgttgtagcttTTATATATTAATATGACAATTTCTATGACATCAATTTTCTTCCTtggaaaaaaatttaattattttataaaaaattatagttTTCCTACCTTCATGTATACAAACTagtttgaagatgatgccagtttTAACCAAGACATCTATTCTCTTCTTTTTAAAACATTATTAATTGCCTTATAAAAAACTTATATTTTCTTATCTTCATGTACACTAACAAGCTTGAAGATGATACTAGCTTTAACTAATAAACAAATATCAAAAAGCATTTCTTTTAGTATTACATGCCCTTTTTCGAAGGCATTACATGTCATTTTCAAAAGGAACCTAGTGAAATTGAGTTCTACGCTTGCAATCATAcaaggattcaagttgaaataaATGCAATATTTCTACTTATGCTATTGATCCTCTAGAATTAACTTTTTCGTTTCATGCTAGTATTAGTTTCTAGATAGTACGGTTTAATTTTTAAGCATGTGTCAAAAGTTCTTAAAATTGTCTAAAACCATTATGCATTTGAAGAGTTTTTTTCCAATTAAAATTATTTCCTATTCCATTCAATGCGAAAATGTTTATCTTTCAAATTTATTGGTATAAAATAGGGGAAATGGTGCAGACTAATTTCCTAGAGCCTTCCCAGACAAGGGAAATTGCAGCAAACATTTACTTAAATTTTAGTACAGCCAATTCATACTCAACACATTGTTAAATTAAAAATCTTCCAATATTTATTGGAACTTACCAGGAATTAATACAACCCAATGTTAATTACTTATAGTTTTCAGGCTAAGTTTGTGAAATTTCTTTAGTCCTCAAGTATCTACCCAACACCAATATTagtaaatttattttgaaaattaatatcatTGTGTCCTTCCTTCACTTTATAGAATATAATTTCCTTTAGTAATGTACATAAATTTGTTCCTTGCCAATACTTTATTTTACCTTGCAGGTATCTCTTCATTTTGTCCTTGTGCAACAAAACTATGGAAGATTTTGTTTGTTCTTCTCTTACCCAAGCTTACCAAATGCTCCATTTGACATAGAAACAAGCCTTTCTTCTCTATCCTTTTCATTTTATGCATTGTCCAAAAGCTTCCCTCTATTCATTCTTGCACAACATTTTCTTTGCTACTTGTTCGTATCTTATTTGTCAAAGACTTATggctttttcctgaaattttggtaCTCGGTCTCTTCATTTTCCCTGGCCCCTTTTCTTCTCTTCTcatgaacaacaaaaaggaaaacattaaaaatcCTTCTCTATCCCGTTTATTTCCCTTTCATATCTCACAACTTTTAAATTTCCTTATTTCTAAATCTCAACACAAACTCTATATTTCTTATGATGTGGCTGCTGGAcattgttggtcattgctactactaggatatgttgttttcattgatgtcaaaatattcctttGATTTGTTCCATTGATTGTAGATTGGGAAAATTGTATAAtccagtttgtagtgttggttttcCAAAGTTCGGTATATCCTcaggtatattttggtgtgatcaaatcttgtgccgAGCTTTTGGGaaatttcttgggatggtcttgtgtatcttcatttcagatggttcatcatttgatgctCCGCAAGTCATCTTTCATTGtgacagttgctaattggttgtgttcttgagctttcagacattgaccgataaagatttgaaaagtggtgttggtgcagctattcctAATGATTCTAACGTTATTGTTGATGTTTTTTAGTCATgtactatttgttttggtgatttctatcaaaTGGTGACGAATTGCGTGTTATGcaattttcttggtggtgtagtgtgttgcggttgatcttcgcatgatttccgatggagttgtgcatttgagaatttgatttaggaccatgttatgccaTGTAAActattatattggtccggtggttgatctttgtatcgtgtgatataattttataattaaggattgagggtttagccgaccttcttATCAAGGTCGATGAATTGTATATATGGGtcatatagtcatgtaatttaggtgttgatgttatgtctgcattaCCAGAGAGagttttatgtgtgaacaagtgatttatccttaggtgttgagtttgaggtgagattggtgttgtagggtagacatctatgcttaactagaactctaattaggcatttggagatgctattcttttagttcatttctaatTAGGCATCAACGTAGGGctatattgacatcttaaggggggcattgCATATTGtctttttgtaatatattttgcatGCTTTATActaggtgttcattctcaaaactagacgaACAAATCTTatatgattttttcatttttgaaactagacacaacatttaATATGTCTTACGAGGTCTGCATTCTCGAAACCTGACCAACAAGTCTTATAAAAGATGCTTCATGCCTAAAACTagacatattttatttttatttcatgtcttatacatgttgttgcatgctcgaaaccagaccaatgagtcttatatgagatgcttaactcAAACAACAATATATGCAATAGGGTGAATTGACTAGCATAACATTGCTTACTGGATTGTTCAACTCTTCATTTTTTagagagtggaactagcataacgcaacttgctagactatttcgaCTCTCCCTctttacatgaatcacacaacataatacACTGTTTGTTTTCCTATGAGTATTCATGTCCTCGTGGGCTACCTAATATAACAAAGCTTTCTAGCTTGTCGATTCCACgatctctctcttcttctcatggatcacttaaTATAATGCAACTTGGTAGCCCATGGCATCCATTTTCTCCCCTTTCTCCTccccatgaactcatagcttttctatttttggatcatggttcatcatttgatgcattctcttGGTCTTTTTTATGTGATTGCTTGTATTCTTGTGATAGCATTTTGAGAATGATGTTattagttgagacattttgattattaaggtctcttcaactagttgacctgGATCCTTTTTGGTTTTATTACTAACCCCTTGTGCGTCTTttatctttgtcttgttttgtgtgtccttgcatgtgattgagttaagatcctaatattgggggattggttcctcaaaattagtgatgtcttatctctttgtggTCTCGCTCCTAATtgcactccctctctctctctctactttatcatgagtatttaCATAGGCTCATAACTCTTGTtaaagtgggtgctaaatgtagcatcgtgaATTGTAACTGATCCAATTTAGACCTCATGTGTGTACTCCTATTTTAGTGTGTCTCATTTTAATCCCTCATAGGCCTATTTTGGCCCCTTTTTACTCCAGCTCTAATGTCACGTGTTCACACCACTAGGTGGGCCTTGTCTTGGAAGTTGTCCTCTGGTACTTCTTGATTGGCTAGTCCTaattttggaggaccaaggcatggagaACCTTGGTCTTGGACCAGGGTGCCCCAAAACACCTTGGACTAGGGCATGTAGACACTCCCCCTCCTCGATAGATTTTGGTCTCCATagctacacttgaccattggagaTCAACATAATTGGTGATTTGCCTAGGGaatcctatataaagacatcctatcaattcatttcaaCCTAAGTCTCCATACCCTATCATTCATACattcatgaagcattcatcatcaagaaattttagaaattaaaggttacattttcatctttcaaacattgtggagaaaagttgtgtcaatcttcatgcaagcatgtgtgtgattaggtttttcacattcatgtgtttgtcatgccatcacattcaacatttatgattacattcaaagagcattgcatcatcaatccttctatcaaccattgcaaatatgaggtatatctccttagcatttactttagtatttacattataTAATTCAAGGTTAAATCCTAAACTAGGGTTTAACCTaaagaaaacccctatccacaaccctatttcatttctttttgtgtgtaaggAATAGGCTCAGGAGCTGTACTCTAGGATTTTGATAGGGTCTACACTAACAGATAGGTTCAACTTTGAcagagaaaaatttggaggaccaatgCAAATTTGTACTAGATCTCATCCTAAAAAATTTGGCCGAGCTTTTAGGAATAGGTTCTAAATATCTTATTTTGCCTAGATCTCAGTTTAGTTCTCTGTGGGATATTCTTACCAGTCTATTTTTGTCAATCTACTTCAACTTTTcattattttaccctaattttGCAAGTCATATCCACTCTTTAATTAGAAAGAGGGGGAAAATACAtaactagtgaatctaattagaAGTTAATCCATTCCCATATTTAGATTGTggttagatctattaggttcacccctctttcaatataGTGTCCCCCAAGGAAAAATTAGTGGTCTGAAATCAAGCTCTTCTAATAACTCGACTTTAATTATGATCTTACAATTGCATCTGATTAGCTCTAGTGTGCttaaaaggaaatgaaaaaattctAACAATACTGAAATGGTCAGAGAAACCAATTTTATTTGAATAGATCCATTCTTCTTGACAAAACTGATTTGCAATGATTAGAAAAGACATACAACCATGAAAAGGTGTTACCTTAGAATTTATAGGTAGAGG contains:
- the LOC131049190 gene encoding G-type lectin S-receptor-like serine/threonine-protein kinase At4g27290; the protein is MTRKRIIALTWFKNSFLPFALYILLHKCQSTTTDMGDSLPVGTSLVGNQTLVSKNGTFALGFFSPQKRNNWYIGIWYAKVSEKTFVWVANRENPVRNIPGVLNLSRDGYLRLFDLRGRLIWSSDNSLKASRASLLESGNLVLLRTRAGKVWESFQHPVDTWLPGMKMRKGMKLTS
- the LOC131049186 gene encoding G-type lectin S-receptor-like serine/threonine-protein kinase At2g19130, giving the protein MDPSPASTRFLAFSHNSGPYWSSGEWNGKYFANMPGFASAGSQVKIVCVTLPPSRMYCTYTTKGMIMEHSSLKKNGELWVYYMIQNGGWMVDAFGPRDQCIVYGVCGANAACIDYTQLNAHVTGDANDTCTCLQGFRPQNSHAWDSQEWWLSGCVRRSPLQCSLTNSTDGFLEVKDKLLADDEAAAYSKEQTLSGCQLACLNNCSCMAFWLSSSSPPVCRLWFGDLMNVRESPGIQSFYLRLAASELQGSTTKPRNRSFGLHILLPGGAAGLVLVLVLVLVVFIMWKRGRMAKEDDVPTSLRAFTFRKLRVATKNFRHKLGKGSFGSVFKGTLADKTLIAVKRLEGLAGTEKQFRAEISTIGEIQHVNLVRLFGFCAEESRRLLVYEYMPNGSLDSFLLRGKEGEVQGKLLSWKTRFQIALGTARGLAYLHDECRDCIIHCDIKPENILLDADFCPKVADFGLAKLLGRNFSRVLTTTRGTIGYLAPEWISGIPITPKADVYSFGMTLLEIIAGRRNVDLTVPQPSCYYFPSWAADQFHKGNLMAIGDGRISGEADAEELRRAVTASILCIQRDEMVRPTMAQVVQLLQGTVETTAPQFQQSVDRLQDHPSCKEDGLQGTIPASFLMMSEPCT